The following coding sequences are from one Petrotoga sibirica DSM 13575 window:
- a CDS encoding amino acid ABC transporter permease, producing MQDIQVIINSFPYLLKGTLVTLELTLFSLIIGFVVGVVISFGQLYGNKFVQFIFLIYERVFRSIPLLVILFLIFYGLPAIGIRLDPLIASILGLGLRSSAYQSQILRGAISSIPKGQLDAAYSIGMNKIQTFFYIIFPQATRIALSGWTNEAAVVLKDTSLAYALGVVELLRQGTYIISVTNRPLIVYLICGVIYFILTFSISRGLGRIEKKLAIPGYETRSV from the coding sequence TTGCAAGATATTCAAGTTATTATCAATTCTTTTCCCTATTTACTAAAAGGAACACTTGTAACGTTGGAATTAACCCTTTTTAGTTTGATAATAGGATTTGTTGTGGGGGTTGTAATTTCTTTTGGTCAATTGTACGGTAATAAATTCGTACAATTTATTTTTCTGATATACGAACGAGTATTTAGAAGTATTCCTTTGTTGGTTATTCTTTTTTTAATTTTTTACGGTTTACCTGCTATAGGAATAAGATTAGATCCTTTAATCGCCTCAATACTTGGTTTAGGTCTGAGAAGTTCGGCATATCAATCGCAAATTTTAAGGGGCGCAATTTCATCCATACCAAAAGGACAGCTCGATGCTGCTTATTCCATAGGGATGAACAAAATTCAAACTTTTTTCTATATTATCTTCCCTCAGGCAACAAGAATCGCTTTATCAGGATGGACCAACGAAGCAGCGGTGGTTTTAAAAGATACATCTTTAGCTTATGCCTTAGGTGTGGTGGAACTACTCAGGCAAGGTACTTATATTATCTCTGTAACCAACAGACCTTTGATCGTTTATCTAATTTGTGGGGTTATATATTTTATCCTAACTTTTAGTATAAGTAGAGGACTGGGTAGGATTGAAAAAAAGCTTGCAATACCAGGATATGAAACAAGGAGCGTTTGA
- a CDS encoding aldo/keto reductase: protein MEVIFTKKKILGKTGFEVSLLGLGGFHMLEISKDDVSKLMDIYIMSGGNYVETAAEYGDGESENKIAYALKHRRNQVILASKCHARDKKNAQYFVERTLKNLNTDHLDILFLHHVTTEEDVEALLGNDSALDYLFQAKKEGIIRALGVSFHGLGNYALKLIKAVDLDVLMTGFNYLDIFNFPSTYKEVIPFARSKNMGIVGMKAFADGYLYRSTYDALNYALNQNLDVMVVGANSEEMLRKDIQIAENFKPLLKKSIENLYYRAPELGNYVCRQCGKCLPCPEDIEIMKVFEYEGWYDRQMRDYQPHEAPDYALRERLAFWFGNQNEAKMSYSKLNKTFKDCTECGICEERCPYDIPIIRKLKLVDYKLGKGEIY from the coding sequence ATGGAGGTGATTTTTACGAAGAAAAAAATCTTAGGCAAAACTGGGTTTGAGGTTTCTCTTTTAGGATTAGGTGGATTTCATATGTTGGAAATTTCAAAGGATGATGTTTCCAAATTAATGGATATTTATATAATGTCAGGGGGTAATTACGTTGAAACTGCAGCTGAATACGGAGATGGTGAATCTGAAAATAAAATTGCATACGCCCTGAAACACAGAAGAAACCAAGTAATTCTTGCTAGCAAGTGCCATGCTCGAGATAAGAAAAATGCTCAATACTTTGTAGAAAGAACCTTAAAGAACCTGAATACCGATCATTTAGATATTTTGTTTCTTCACCATGTTACCACTGAGGAAGATGTTGAAGCCTTATTGGGAAATGATTCGGCCTTAGATTATCTATTTCAAGCAAAAAAAGAAGGAATTATAAGAGCTTTAGGTGTGTCTTTCCACGGTTTGGGAAATTATGCACTAAAACTCATAAAAGCAGTAGACTTAGATGTTTTGATGACAGGTTTTAACTACTTAGATATATTTAATTTCCCCAGTACTTATAAAGAAGTCATTCCATTTGCAAGATCAAAAAACATGGGAATTGTTGGCATGAAGGCTTTTGCAGATGGTTATCTTTATAGATCTACTTATGATGCCTTAAACTATGCTTTAAATCAAAATTTAGATGTGATGGTTGTAGGAGCAAACTCCGAAGAAATGTTAAGAAAAGATATTCAGATTGCTGAAAACTTTAAACCTTTACTTAAAAAATCCATAGAAAATTTGTATTATCGTGCTCCCGAACTTGGAAATTATGTTTGTAGACAATGTGGTAAATGTTTGCCTTGCCCAGAAGATATAGAAATAATGAAAGTGTTTGAATACGAAGGATGGTATGATAGACAAATGAGGGATTATCAACCTCACGAGGCTCCAGATTATGCACTGAGAGAAAGATTGGCATTCTGGTTTGGAAACCAAAACGAGGCTAAAATGTCTTATTCCAAACTCAATAAAACCTTTAAAGATTGTACAGAATGCGGAATATGTGAAGAAAGATGTCCTTACGATATACCCATAATAAGAAAATTGAAATTGGTAGACTACAAGCTCGGAAAAGGAGAAATCTATTAA
- a CDS encoding sodium ion-translocating decarboxylase subunit beta → MLSQDILDFFSNTGFMNISWPQVFMIILGLVIIYFAISKHAEPLLLIPLGFGMVIANIPPELTGILMPPQNGHAGGLLWYIKLGLDTEIYPPLIFLGIGALTDFSYLIANPKLILLGGAAQVGIFISFLLASFLGFDLHSAAAIGIIGGADGPTSIYIASKFSPDLVPVIAVAAYSYISLIPVLQPLVSKLLTSKRERKIRMRRLREVSKTEKIIFPILTTVVVALIVPQTLPLIGMLMLGNLLKESGLTGRLAEAASRYILDTVTILLMLSVGVSATADIFLSFVTLKIMLLGAVAFIIAMASGIVFSKLMNLFLKEKINPLIGAAGVSAVPNSSRVAQHIAQEVDPGNFILMHAMGPNVAGVIGSAIAAGLFLSIL, encoded by the coding sequence ATGTTGTCGCAAGATATACTCGACTTTTTTTCAAATACCGGTTTTATGAATATTTCATGGCCTCAGGTTTTTATGATAATTCTTGGATTGGTTATTATATATTTTGCAATATCAAAACACGCAGAACCTCTTCTTTTAATTCCTTTGGGTTTTGGTATGGTTATAGCTAACATTCCTCCGGAATTAACAGGTATTCTTATGCCTCCTCAGAATGGGCACGCAGGTGGATTGTTATGGTATATAAAATTGGGGTTGGATACAGAAATCTATCCTCCATTGATTTTTCTAGGTATTGGAGCATTAACTGATTTTTCTTATTTGATTGCAAACCCAAAATTGATACTTCTAGGTGGAGCTGCTCAGGTAGGGATATTTATTAGTTTTTTACTGGCAAGTTTTTTAGGTTTTGATCTTCATTCTGCTGCCGCAATAGGTATTATTGGAGGTGCAGATGGTCCAACTTCCATATACATAGCTTCTAAATTTTCTCCTGATTTAGTCCCTGTTATTGCGGTTGCGGCATATTCTTATATTTCTCTTATCCCCGTACTACAACCTTTGGTTTCAAAGTTATTAACCTCAAAACGGGAAAGAAAAATAAGGATGAGAAGGTTAAGAGAAGTTTCCAAAACAGAAAAAATAATTTTCCCTATTTTGACAACTGTCGTGGTTGCTTTAATTGTTCCTCAGACACTACCTTTAATAGGTATGCTCATGTTGGGTAACTTATTAAAAGAATCCGGGCTTACTGGTAGATTGGCTGAAGCAGCCTCTCGTTATATCCTAGACACAGTAACAATACTTTTAATGCTATCTGTAGGTGTTTCTGCCACGGCTGACATATTTTTATCTTTTGTAACCTTAAAAATCATGTTGTTAGGGGCAGTTGCTTTTATAATTGCAATGGCTAGTGGGATAGTATTCTCAAAATTGATGAATTTATTCTTGAAAGAAAAAATTAATCCATTAATTGGAGCTGCCGGTGTTTCAGCAGTTCCAAATTCTTCTCGCGTTGCTCAACATATTGCTCAGGAAGTTGATCCAGGCAATTTTATTTTAATGCATGCAATGGGGCCTAACGTAGCAGGAGTAATAGGCTCGGCAATTGCTGCTGGCTTATTTTTAAGTATACTATAA
- a CDS encoding basic amino acid ABC transporter substrate-binding protein, translating to MVKKTVLVCIILFSFVFSAFSVTYVVGTEASFPPFEYVEGEEFVGFDMDLIREIGKMYGFDVEIRDISFDSLIPSLITGNINIIVAGMTITEERERVVDFTIPYFSADQSIMVRSGESTNLTVLFMKPKIGVQTGTTGDLWVTENLVEAGFLPKANLIRYDTFNFAVRDLINKNLDAIVLDNPVAERFTKTDPVEIVGIIKTNENYGMAVAPGNEDLLNMLNEGITKLQETGKMDELIGKYFK from the coding sequence ATGGTAAAAAAGACCGTTTTGGTTTGTATAATTTTATTCTCTTTTGTGTTTTCAGCTTTTTCAGTTACTTATGTTGTCGGTACAGAAGCATCTTTCCCACCTTTTGAATACGTAGAAGGCGAAGAATTCGTCGGCTTTGATATGGATTTAATAAGGGAAATTGGAAAAATGTATGGATTCGATGTTGAAATAAGAGATATTAGCTTTGACTCTCTCATACCTTCTTTAATCACCGGAAATATAAACATTATTGTTGCGGGAATGACGATAACTGAAGAAAGAGAGAGAGTAGTGGATTTTACAATCCCATATTTTAGTGCCGATCAGAGTATTATGGTAAGAAGTGGAGAAAGTACCAATCTAACCGTTCTTTTTATGAAGCCAAAAATCGGAGTTCAGACAGGTACAACGGGTGATCTGTGGGTAACAGAAAATCTCGTCGAAGCAGGCTTTTTACCAAAAGCTAACCTTATAAGATACGATACATTTAACTTTGCTGTTCGTGACTTAATTAACAAAAATCTCGATGCTATAGTGCTGGATAATCCAGTGGCTGAAAGATTCACCAAGACAGATCCAGTGGAAATTGTAGGAATCATTAAAACTAACGAAAATTATGGTATGGCGGTTGCACCAGGTAATGAAGATTTATTGAATATGTTGAACGAAGGTATAACAAAGTTACAAGAAACTGGAAAGATGGATGAACTCATCGGAAAATATTTTAAGTGA
- a CDS encoding asparagine synthetase A: protein MAEVEKKNRKVDSVELVKSYLEDETYSDALLVQSEILRLSREFLGERGFVELLPVIVSTITDPLNHDVFDAQIDYYGNKYYVTKSMILQKQVSVLVHDKIFSFSPNLRLEVAEKYSSGRHLIDFVQLDIEAKAMKREQIMDLMEDLIIHVLKGIMTKYSGIIKKYHPNLVVPKKPFQKISVKTAKQLYGDDYEKMLSERSEGPVWLIDIPLLEREFYDKQDVNNPEVLLDFDLIYPEGHGEGISGGEREHEYEQIVKRIKLKGNGLESYEDYLKLAKEGLLQHSAGCGMGIERFTKYILDLDHVEKTRLFAKAPGKYTI, encoded by the coding sequence ATGGCAGAAGTAGAGAAGAAAAATAGAAAAGTGGATTCTGTGGAGTTAGTGAAAAGTTATTTGGAGGACGAGACTTATAGTGACGCACTTTTAGTTCAGTCCGAGATACTGAGATTATCAAGAGAATTTCTTGGAGAAAGAGGTTTTGTTGAGCTTCTTCCGGTGATCGTTTCTACAATCACCGATCCATTAAACCATGACGTTTTTGACGCACAGATAGATTATTATGGTAACAAATATTACGTTACTAAATCCATGATACTGCAAAAGCAAGTTAGCGTTTTGGTTCATGATAAAATATTTTCGTTTTCGCCAAATTTAAGGTTGGAAGTAGCAGAAAAATATTCTTCTGGTAGGCACTTGATTGATTTTGTTCAGTTAGATATAGAGGCTAAAGCAATGAAAAGAGAACAGATTATGGATTTGATGGAAGATTTAATAATTCATGTATTAAAAGGTATAATGACAAAATATTCTGGTATAATAAAAAAGTATCACCCAAATTTGGTAGTTCCTAAAAAACCTTTTCAAAAAATCAGCGTAAAAACGGCAAAGCAACTTTATGGCGATGATTATGAAAAAATGTTATCTGAACGTTCTGAAGGGCCTGTATGGTTGATAGATATTCCACTTTTAGAGAGAGAATTTTATGATAAACAAGATGTTAATAATCCAGAAGTATTATTGGATTTTGATCTAATATATCCCGAGGGTCATGGTGAAGGCATATCTGGCGGTGAAAGAGAGCATGAGTATGAGCAAATAGTTAAAAGAATCAAACTGAAAGGTAACGGGCTCGAAAGCTATGAAGATTATTTAAAATTAGCAAAAGAAGGGTTATTACAACACTCTGCAGGTTGTGGTATGGGCATAGAAAGGTTCACTAAATATATATTAGATTTGGATCATGTTGAAAAAACTAGGTTGTTCGCCAAAGCTCCCGGAAAGTATACAATTTAG
- a CDS encoding glycosyltransferase family 4 protein: protein MLAIKYISSFLLSIILVPIMIKIAKKYNIVDRPDNRLKVHKVPIPYLGGVAIFLSILPFFYNDIGFIIPASILTFIGLYDDIKSVSPYVRLFAEFIVVSMAIYFVGGIIQPFQFFILVLTGIALVNGVNMVDGMDGVCAGTAIVSLLFFSLISKNYELLIFVLAILGFLLYNLPPAKIFLGDAGSYLLGFVLFYSFSFLSGRSGRGGYFISLIITGFYFTDLAYAVIRRLLSKRSPFLGDKEHIYDKIRKKYKIKPLVVALVTYIISAVFGMIGLITWDFQLIGVIIVLVVFIFIGYHFNLYKYE from the coding sequence TTGCTAGCTATAAAATATATAAGCTCTTTTCTCTTATCGATTATTTTAGTTCCAATTATGATAAAAATTGCAAAAAAATACAATATCGTTGATAGACCCGATAATAGGTTGAAAGTTCATAAAGTTCCCATTCCTTATTTGGGAGGTGTAGCAATATTTCTTTCAATCTTACCCTTTTTTTACAATGATATAGGTTTTATAATTCCTGCCAGTATTTTAACTTTTATAGGGCTGTACGATGATATTAAGAGTGTTTCCCCTTATGTTAGATTATTTGCGGAGTTTATTGTTGTCTCAATGGCAATATATTTCGTTGGAGGAATTATTCAACCTTTTCAATTTTTTATTTTGGTATTAACTGGAATAGCTCTAGTCAACGGAGTAAATATGGTTGATGGAATGGACGGAGTCTGCGCTGGAACGGCAATAGTGAGTTTGTTATTCTTTTCTTTGATATCCAAAAATTACGAACTGTTGATCTTTGTTTTGGCTATTTTGGGTTTTTTATTATACAATTTGCCACCAGCCAAAATCTTTCTTGGTGATGCGGGCTCTTATCTTTTGGGCTTTGTTTTGTTTTATTCCTTTTCCTTTCTATCCGGAAGGTCTGGTAGAGGTGGTTATTTTATCTCACTAATTATCACTGGATTTTATTTTACCGATTTGGCTTACGCTGTCATAAGACGTTTACTTAGCAAAAGATCTCCTTTTTTAGGAGATAAAGAGCATATTTATGATAAAATTCGAAAAAAATATAAAATAAAACCATTGGTTGTGGCATTAGTTACATATATTATTTCCGCTGTTTTTGGTATGATAGGATTAATTACTTGGGATTTTCAATTAATAGGTGTTATAATTGTATTGGTAGTATTTATATTTATAGGTTATCATTTTAATTTATACAAATATGAGTGA
- a CDS encoding glycosyltransferase family 2 protein, giving the protein MYLPSVSVILVCRNEEKTIENVLNSLIHQTRKPDEIIVVDGQSTDNTVSIIEKLAEKVDNIKIITNKKKYTPYGLNLGIKNSKGNFVFIAGSHTEFDKKYVEYCVEFLMEHPEASAVGGVSLAMPVNEKSFIQKSMALSYSSPFGTASRHRYQVKEPQEVDTVAYACYRREVFDKVGYFNEKLLRNQDIEFNYRMRKKGLKIYLLPITNHYYVPNGLENFIKKNFSNGFWNYITLKISPYGISLRHFIPLIFVVYLLFLFLVLFLSKYFVFNIILAFPFFLYLLLDTLFSLKYAIKEKNILLLFCSFFTFFLLHISYGIGTFWSIINSLRFTRSETA; this is encoded by the coding sequence ATTTATTTACCCTCAGTCTCTGTAATATTAGTTTGCAGAAATGAAGAAAAAACTATTGAAAACGTGTTAAATTCTTTAATCCACCAAACAAGAAAGCCGGATGAAATAATTGTTGTGGATGGTCAGTCGACAGATAATACTGTTAGTATAATAGAGAAACTTGCTGAAAAAGTTGATAATATAAAAATCATTACGAATAAAAAAAAATATACCCCTTACGGTTTAAATCTAGGGATCAAAAATAGTAAGGGGAATTTTGTTTTTATAGCAGGATCCCATACAGAATTTGATAAAAAATATGTCGAATATTGTGTAGAATTTTTGATGGAACACCCAGAAGCGAGTGCTGTTGGAGGAGTATCTTTGGCTATGCCTGTCAATGAAAAAAGTTTTATACAAAAGTCGATGGCTTTATCATATTCTTCCCCCTTTGGCACAGCATCCCGGCATAGGTATCAAGTGAAAGAACCACAAGAAGTTGATACTGTTGCATATGCATGTTATAGAAGAGAAGTTTTTGATAAGGTTGGATATTTTAATGAAAAACTTTTAAGAAATCAAGATATCGAGTTTAATTATAGAATGAGAAAAAAAGGTTTAAAAATTTATTTATTGCCAATAACAAATCATTATTATGTTCCGAATGGATTAGAGAATTTTATAAAAAAGAATTTTTCGAACGGTTTTTGGAATTATATAACTCTTAAAATATCTCCCTATGGGATTTCACTTAGACATTTCATCCCTCTTATTTTTGTAGTGTATCTTCTATTCTTATTTTTAGTTCTGTTTCTCTCAAAATATTTTGTTTTTAATATTATTTTAGCGTTTCCGTTTTTCTTATATTTATTATTAGACACATTATTTTCATTGAAGTATGCTATAAAAGAGAAAAATATTTTATTGTTATTTTGTAGTTTTTTTACCTTTTTCCTTTTGCATATTTCATATGGTATAGGAACATTTTGGAGTATAATAAATTCACTCCGTTTTACCAGGAGTGAAACAGCATAA
- a CDS encoding amino acid ABC transporter ATP-binding protein — MKEEKDTILKVEDLHKSYNSTEILKGITLEVKKAETKVIIGPSGTGKSTLLMCINRLVEPDSGRIYLDGEEILSSKNIHKIRQEIGFVFQHFNLFDHLTVLENVRIGLTKVKKIEKTQATETALKELERVGLKDKSEFYPGQLSGGQKQRVAIARCLAMNPKLILFDEPTSALDPELIGEVLNVMIDLAKSGMTMVCVTHEMGFARAVADEIIFMEKGVIVEKGPPESMFKNPQKDRTKEFLNKLSQLYGKEENT, encoded by the coding sequence ATGAAAGAAGAGAAAGATACAATATTAAAAGTGGAAGATCTTCATAAAAGTTATAATAGCACAGAAATCCTGAAAGGAATAACGTTGGAAGTAAAAAAAGCTGAAACGAAGGTAATAATTGGTCCAAGCGGAACAGGGAAGAGTACGCTTTTAATGTGTATAAATAGGCTTGTCGAACCTGATTCTGGAAGAATATATCTGGACGGAGAAGAAATATTATCTTCAAAGAATATTCACAAAATTAGGCAAGAAATAGGTTTTGTATTTCAACATTTCAACTTATTCGATCACTTAACTGTGCTTGAAAACGTTAGAATTGGGTTGACCAAAGTAAAAAAAATTGAAAAAACACAAGCCACCGAAACTGCATTAAAAGAATTAGAACGGGTTGGATTGAAGGATAAATCAGAATTTTATCCTGGCCAACTTTCTGGCGGACAAAAACAAAGGGTTGCGATCGCGAGATGTTTGGCTATGAATCCAAAATTGATCCTATTTGATGAACCTACTTCGGCTTTGGATCCAGAGCTGATAGGAGAGGTTCTGAACGTCATGATTGATCTTGCAAAAAGTGGTATGACTATGGTGTGTGTTACGCACGAAATGGGATTTGCAAGGGCTGTTGCTGATGAGATTATATTTATGGAAAAAGGAGTGATCGTTGAAAAAGGTCCTCCAGAATCGATGTTCAAAAATCCTCAAAAAGATAGAACTAAGGAGTTTTTGAACAAATTATCGCAGTTGTACGGGAAGGAAGAAAATACATGA
- a CDS encoding 2-oxoacid:acceptor oxidoreductase subunit alpha, whose product MGEMLFLQGNEAVGMAAIKAGCRFFAGYPITPSTEIAEYMSRELPKVGGTFIQMEDELGSAAAIIGASLAGVKSMTATSGPGFSLMQEALGYAIMTEVPCVFVDVMRGGPSTGLPTKPSQGDIMQIRWGTHGDHQIIAIYPSTVEEVYTYTVTAFNYAEKYRTPVILVLDETLAHMRENVYFDYEKENPQVVERLKEVDLGEEELFLPFDIDEQFAVNPLVEMGKTRFHVSGLVHDESGFPIRDPSMISKVIEHLDSKIRLSAEEISIYNEYMLQDADIVVVAYGSVARSALKAVKQARSDKIPVGFFKPITIWPMPTSRLKLIFKNAQSIIVPEMNAGQYAKEMSRLNKLNKHVESLTKTNGELITPDEILEVIMKMWVQITEM is encoded by the coding sequence ATGGGAGAAATGCTTTTTTTACAGGGGAATGAGGCGGTTGGAATGGCAGCTATAAAAGCAGGATGCCGTTTTTTCGCTGGTTATCCTATAACCCCATCAACCGAAATCGCTGAATACATGTCTAGAGAATTGCCAAAGGTTGGAGGCACTTTTATACAGATGGAGGACGAGCTTGGAAGTGCAGCTGCAATAATAGGTGCTTCTCTTGCCGGTGTAAAATCTATGACCGCTACAAGTGGCCCCGGGTTTTCGCTCATGCAAGAGGCCTTAGGATATGCTATTATGACAGAAGTACCCTGTGTATTTGTTGATGTTATGAGAGGAGGTCCGAGCACAGGGCTTCCTACAAAACCCTCTCAAGGAGATATTATGCAAATAAGGTGGGGAACTCATGGAGATCACCAAATTATTGCAATATATCCTTCTACAGTGGAAGAAGTTTACACATATACTGTCACAGCGTTCAATTATGCAGAAAAATACAGAACGCCGGTTATTTTAGTTTTGGATGAAACTTTAGCTCACATGAGAGAAAACGTATATTTTGATTACGAGAAGGAGAATCCTCAAGTTGTAGAAAGACTAAAGGAGGTCGATTTAGGAGAGGAAGAATTATTTTTACCTTTTGACATAGATGAACAATTTGCTGTAAATCCATTAGTTGAAATGGGAAAAACAAGATTTCACGTTTCTGGCCTAGTTCATGATGAAAGTGGTTTTCCTATAAGGGATCCAAGCATGATATCAAAAGTAATTGAACACCTTGATTCAAAAATTAGATTATCTGCGGAAGAAATTTCTATCTATAACGAATATATGCTACAAGATGCCGATATAGTAGTAGTTGCATATGGTAGTGTAGCCCGAAGTGCTTTGAAGGCCGTTAAACAAGCTAGATCAGATAAAATTCCTGTAGGCTTCTTTAAACCTATCACTATTTGGCCTATGCCTACCTCGAGACTTAAATTAATATTTAAAAATGCTCAAAGTATAATTGTTCCAGAGATGAATGCAGGCCAGTACGCTAAAGAGATGTCACGGTTGAATAAATTGAACAAACATGTAGAATCTTTGACTAAAACTAATGGTGAGTTGATAACACCTGATGAAATATTAGAAGTGATTATGAAAATGTGGGTTCAAATTACGGAGATGTGA
- a CDS encoding aldo/keto reductase encodes MKYRKFGKYDIKLSALGFGCMRLPILNDDPSKIDEENATKMLRYAIDNGLNYVDTAYPYHQGNSEYFVGRALKDGYREKVYLATKNPVWLANKYEDFEKYLDEQLKKLDTEYIDMYLLHSLNKERWDKISNLKVLNFLDEAKEKGKIKFAGFSFHDDFKTFKKIVDSYNWDFCQIQYNYLDTHFQAGIAGLKYAKRKGLAVVIMEPIRGGKLANKLPQEAVDILSDLDKTKSPAYWALRWVWNHPEVTTVLSGMSTMDQVIENLKAADDSDPNSLSERELKTIEQVRNIYKSKSKIDCTGCNYCVPCKNGIPIPTIFSIYNEGYIFDNLLEAKERYQSLIKQGIDASICEECGDCEEECPQHLPIRMLLKQVKNELT; translated from the coding sequence TTGAAATATAGAAAATTTGGTAAGTACGATATAAAACTTTCTGCATTGGGTTTTGGATGTATGAGACTGCCTATTTTGAATGACGATCCTTCTAAAATTGATGAAGAAAATGCCACAAAAATGCTAAGATACGCTATTGATAATGGCCTAAATTATGTTGATACTGCGTATCCTTACCACCAAGGAAATAGTGAATACTTTGTTGGTAGAGCTTTAAAAGATGGTTACAGGGAAAAAGTTTACTTAGCCACTAAAAACCCAGTCTGGTTAGCAAATAAGTACGAAGATTTTGAAAAATATTTAGATGAACAATTAAAAAAGCTTGATACTGAATATATAGATATGTATCTCTTACACTCTTTGAACAAAGAAAGATGGGATAAGATTTCTAATCTAAAGGTTCTGAATTTTCTGGATGAAGCCAAAGAAAAAGGAAAGATAAAGTTCGCAGGATTTTCCTTTCACGATGATTTCAAAACTTTTAAAAAGATCGTTGATTCTTATAACTGGGATTTTTGTCAAATACAATACAATTATCTTGATACACATTTTCAAGCCGGAATTGCAGGATTAAAGTATGCAAAAAGAAAAGGACTGGCAGTAGTTATTATGGAACCAATTAGAGGGGGAAAATTGGCCAACAAACTACCTCAAGAAGCTGTCGATATCTTGAGTGATTTAGATAAAACCAAGTCACCGGCGTATTGGGCGTTAAGATGGGTATGGAACCATCCCGAGGTTACTACTGTTCTAAGTGGAATGTCCACAATGGATCAGGTAATAGAAAATCTCAAAGCAGCAGATGATTCAGATCCAAATTCCTTAAGTGAAAGAGAATTAAAAACAATTGAACAGGTAAGAAATATTTATAAGAGTAAATCCAAGATCGATTGTACTGGATGTAATTATTGTGTACCTTGCAAAAATGGTATACCTATTCCTACAATTTTTAGCATTTACAATGAAGGTTATATATTTGATAACTTACTAGAGGCAAAAGAAAGATATCAATCTTTGATAAAGCAAGGTATAGATGCCTCTATTTGTGAAGAATGTGGGGATTGTGAAGAAGAATGTCCACAGCATTTACCTATAAGAATGTTATTAAAACAGGTCAAAAATGAATTAACGTGA
- a CDS encoding ATP-binding protein encodes MQTIKKQFKVNINYNYCKKCGICSWICPVNAIIEEEFGKPVVPFQEKCTGCLQCERMCPDFAISIKQLDQ; translated from the coding sequence ATGCAAACAATAAAAAAACAGTTTAAAGTGAATATAAATTATAATTATTGTAAAAAATGTGGTATCTGTTCTTGGATTTGCCCAGTAAATGCTATAATAGAAGAAGAATTCGGTAAACCCGTTGTTCCATTCCAAGAAAAATGTACGGGATGTTTGCAATGTGAACGAATGTGTCCTGATTTCGCTATTAGCATAAAACAATTAGATCAATAA